One Candidatus Korarchaeum sp. genomic region harbors:
- the argF gene encoding ornithine carbamoyltransferase, with protein sequence MTELQLGDNMSAARSLRGRDFLTLLDLTPFEFRYLLRRSWEHKYGLAPKDPLRGKYVAGIFEKPSTRTRVSISVATFDLGGVFIELPISNLQISRGESIRDTAEVLSRFVHAIAARVKLHSTLEELAMWAKVPVINLLSDKFHPLQALADVFTIQEFFGDRKVKVAFLGDGSANTNHSLMIASALMGYDYYVGAPKDYWPSTDIVNKVKEIMERTGGSLTITEDPFEAVKGVDVIYTDTWKSMGVEDVEKRMQILPPYQVNSKLLSKASPQVKVMHCQPWYIGEEITEDVAYGEHSIAFEQAENRLHTAKAVLEALLS encoded by the coding sequence GTGACTGAGCTCCAACTCGGCGATAATATGTCAGCAGCTAGGAGCTTGAGAGGTAGGGACTTCCTGACTCTGCTAGACCTCACTCCCTTCGAGTTCAGGTACCTATTGAGGAGGTCCTGGGAGCACAAGTACGGGTTAGCCCCTAAGGACCCCCTCAGGGGGAAGTACGTAGCTGGTATCTTTGAGAAACCTTCCACCAGAACCAGGGTCTCCATAAGCGTCGCTACCTTCGACTTAGGGGGCGTTTTCATAGAGCTACCTATCTCGAACCTTCAGATATCGAGAGGCGAGAGCATAAGGGATACTGCTGAGGTGCTGAGCAGGTTCGTTCACGCTATAGCTGCTAGGGTCAAGCTGCACTCCACCCTTGAGGAGCTAGCGATGTGGGCTAAGGTGCCTGTGATAAACCTCCTCAGCGATAAGTTCCATCCCCTGCAGGCTCTAGCCGACGTATTCACGATACAGGAGTTCTTCGGAGATAGGAAGGTCAAAGTGGCGTTCCTAGGGGATGGTTCAGCTAACACCAATCACAGTTTGATGATAGCATCAGCCCTGATGGGCTACGACTACTACGTAGGTGCTCCTAAGGACTACTGGCCCTCTACCGATATAGTGAACAAGGTAAAGGAGATCATGGAGAGGACCGGGGGAAGTTTGACGATCACCGAGGACCCATTTGAGGCTGTCAAAGGGGTTGACGTCATATACACAGATACTTGGAAGTCGATGGGTGTCGAGGATGTTGAGAAGAGGATGCAAATTCTGCCTCCTTACCAGGTGAACTCGAAGTTACTGAGTAAGGCCTCACCTCAAGTCAAGGTGATGCACTGTCAACCCTGGTACATAGGGGAGGAGATAACTGAGGATGTCGCTTATGGTGAGCACTCAATAGCCTTTGAGCAGGCTGAAAACAGGCTTCACACGGCCAAAGCTGTACTAGAAGCCCTGTTGTCCTAG
- a CDS encoding signal recognition particle-docking protein FtsY: MLSSLVDKLSSVGLVRKKWTRRDVLRVFEEMEVDLLSRGIPLSVLEMIKGELSSKMEGLETRGEPSSIVRSVLRDSLLELLPEPLSLDGLESNKRPFKIVFFGFNGVGKSLSIVKLAKYLQSTGKRVLVVSADTYRAAAGEQLEGYCRSAGVSFFKGQRGSDPAAVCFDALGTVSARGYTHVLIDTAGRNYLSRNLLDELRKIVRVVEPDLRVLVLDGVAGNDILNQCDSFSEVGFDAIVVTKVDAGGLVTPLFASIHSKKPVLFLGTGQGFSDLSPFDPLRAVEVILGD; the protein is encoded by the coding sequence GTGCTAAGTAGCCTAGTTGATAAGCTCAGCTCAGTGGGTCTCGTTAGGAAGAAGTGGACCAGGAGGGATGTGCTCAGGGTCTTCGAGGAGATGGAGGTAGATCTCCTCTCCAGGGGGATCCCTCTATCCGTGCTCGAGATGATTAAGGGGGAACTCTCATCTAAGATGGAGGGGCTCGAGACAAGAGGCGAGCCTAGTAGCATCGTTAGGAGTGTTTTGAGGGATTCCCTGCTCGAGCTCCTTCCCGAACCCCTATCATTAGATGGACTTGAGAGCAATAAGAGGCCCTTTAAGATCGTGTTCTTCGGCTTCAACGGTGTCGGTAAGTCCTTGAGCATAGTTAAACTAGCTAAGTACCTACAATCAACTGGCAAGAGGGTGCTTGTGGTATCCGCTGATACCTACAGGGCAGCTGCTGGGGAGCAGCTGGAGGGCTACTGCAGGTCCGCCGGGGTCAGCTTCTTCAAGGGACAGAGGGGATCTGATCCCGCAGCGGTCTGCTTCGACGCCTTGGGTACGGTCTCAGCTCGGGGCTATACTCACGTGCTGATAGACACTGCGGGGAGGAACTACCTCAGCAGGAACCTGCTAGACGAACTCAGGAAGATAGTCAGGGTTGTTGAGCCTGATCTGAGGGTTTTAGTCTTAGACGGAGTAGCTGGTAACGATATACTTAATCAGTGTGACTCCTTCAGCGAGGTCGGATTCGACGCTATAGTAGTGACTAAGGTCGATGCTGGTGGCTTAGTGACCCCTCTCTTTGCTTCAATTCACTCCAAGAAACCCGTTCTCTTCCTGGGGACCGGTCAGGGTTTCTCGGATCTCTCACCATTCGATCCCCTTAGAGCAGTAGAGGTTATATTGGGTGACTGA
- a CDS encoding translation initiation factor IF-6, translated as MVVLRARVLGGSNLGIYLRVAGRHLLAPRGVGSSLRGLADKLSLKLLETSVYDSRMIGVLTVANSRALLLPSIVSESELKSLRDSLDIEVHALPTFKLTALGNDIVANDYGAVVHPGFADQELEIISKLLGVRVRKGRVGGIPVVGSLVVANNSGCLISPSADDSELKGISDTLGVECTRGTVNDGIIYVRVGLVVCDSGALVGFPTTPTEVETIAEALKIEP; from the coding sequence ATGGTCGTTCTCAGGGCTAGGGTTCTTGGTGGCTCTAACTTAGGCATCTACCTCAGGGTGGCCGGGAGGCACCTGCTGGCCCCCAGGGGAGTTGGCTCTTCACTCAGGGGATTGGCCGATAAGCTGAGCTTGAAACTGCTTGAGACGAGCGTTTACGATAGCAGGATGATCGGGGTACTGACTGTAGCTAACAGTAGGGCATTACTGCTTCCTTCAATCGTCTCGGAGAGTGAGCTTAAATCCTTAAGAGACTCTCTGGATATTGAGGTCCACGCATTACCGACGTTTAAGCTGACAGCCCTTGGGAACGATATAGTCGCTAACGATTACGGTGCTGTTGTCCACCCCGGGTTCGCGGATCAGGAGTTGGAGATCATATCTAAACTGCTGGGGGTGAGAGTCAGGAAGGGACGCGTCGGAGGGATCCCCGTAGTAGGCTCGCTGGTGGTCGCGAACAACTCAGGTTGCCTGATCTCTCCCTCCGCGGACGACTCTGAGCTTAAGGGGATATCGGATACGCTGGGGGTAGAGTGCACCAGAGGGACCGTGAACGATGGCATCATCTATGTGAGGGTAGGGTTGGTCGTATGCGACTCCGGAGCTCTGGTGGGTTTCCCAACCACTCCTACGGAGGTAGAGACCATAGCAGAAGCGCTTAAAATAGAGCCCTGA
- a CDS encoding 50S ribosomal protein L31e, which yields MTELTLDFNIGILLRAKYPAKKRAARAVKMVRELVRRYAKLRDYEIRVRPELNELLWSRGASNPPGKVRVRVVIDEDEKIATIWPA from the coding sequence ATGACTGAACTCACTCTTGACTTCAATATAGGTATTTTACTGAGAGCAAAGTATCCCGCTAAGAAGAGAGCGGCTAGAGCTGTCAAGATGGTGAGGGAGCTTGTCAGGAGGTACGCTAAGCTCAGAGACTACGAAATAAGAGTGAGACCTGAGCTTAATGAGCTCCTATGGAGTAGAGGGGCGTCCAATCCACCGGGAAAGGTAAGAGTGAGGGTCGTGATCGATGAGGATGAGAAGATCGCGACTATCTGGCCAGCTTGA
- the rpl39e gene encoding 50S ribosomal protein L39e (part of the polypeptide exit tunnel in the 50S ribosomal complex), producing the protein MASQRPLSSKLRYASVMRSNKRMPSWVYVKTNRRVRGRPRRSWRRSRLQL; encoded by the coding sequence ATGGCCTCTCAGAGACCCTTGAGCAGTAAGTTGAGATACGCTAGTGTGATGAGGAGCAATAAGAGGATGCCCTCCTGGGTCTACGTGAAGACCAACAGGAGGGTCAGAGGGAGACCTAGGAGGAGCTGGAGGAGGAGTAGGCTCCAGCTTTAG
- a CDS encoding DNA-binding protein: MSEDEALRRIQERIIAEMSEKRSREEEAVRELQRIDAIVKSLLTTEAWQRLKRVELVKPELANEVKVYLIQLYSAGKLTRKLTDDELKVLLASLSERERRDFNIRVV; the protein is encoded by the coding sequence ATGAGCGAGGATGAAGCGCTGAGGAGGATACAGGAGAGGATTATCGCTGAGATGAGTGAGAAGAGGAGCAGGGAGGAGGAAGCGGTCAGGGAGCTCCAAAGGATAGATGCTATAGTGAAGTCTCTCCTGACAACAGAGGCTTGGCAAAGACTGAAAAGAGTGGAGCTTGTTAAACCTGAGCTAGCGAATGAAGTGAAGGTATACTTGATTCAGCTTTACTCCGCTGGTAAGCTCACTAGGAAGCTCACCGATGACGAATTGAAGGTACTCCTAGCTAGTCTCTCCGAGAGGGAGAGGAGGGACTTCAACATAAGGGTGGTGTGA
- a CDS encoding 30S ribosomal protein S19e: protein MPTAREVRADLLIERLKEELKRFDGIKPPDWAYYAKTGSHKERPPIQEDWWYIRAASLLRTLYLRGEPVGVERLRTKYGGRKKRGVRPERFAKGSGHVIRLILQQLESLGLVEKVEGRGRRITPVGISLLDKIANQIIRELNLTPGKVVPP from the coding sequence ATGCCCACAGCTAGAGAAGTTAGAGCTGACCTTCTGATAGAGAGACTCAAAGAGGAGCTGAAGAGGTTCGATGGAATTAAGCCGCCGGACTGGGCTTACTATGCGAAAACGGGTTCTCATAAGGAGAGACCACCTATTCAAGAGGACTGGTGGTACATAAGAGCTGCTTCCCTTCTGAGGACGCTGTACCTGAGGGGAGAGCCTGTAGGTGTAGAGAGGCTGCGAACTAAGTACGGCGGTAGGAAGAAGAGAGGAGTAAGGCCGGAGAGGTTCGCTAAGGGGAGTGGTCATGTTATAAGGCTGATACTCCAGCAGTTAGAGTCGCTCGGTTTAGTGGAGAAGGTGGAGGGGAGAGGGAGGAGGATAACGCCAGTGGGAATCTCGCTTCTGGATAAGATCGCTAATCAAATAATCAGGGAGCTGAACTTGACACCAGGGAAGGTGGTGCCACCATGA
- a CDS encoding ribonuclease P, with the protein MGPKVRSKAREKEIASQRIRRLLKLADEIYREDKVLAMTYGDLARRIAMRSRVRIPREWRWRFCKHCKKLLYPGINMSVRARSKRMPHLVLRCDECGRVSRRPY; encoded by the coding sequence GTGGGGCCCAAGGTGAGGAGTAAAGCTAGAGAGAAGGAGATAGCCTCTCAAAGAATCAGGAGACTTCTTAAGCTCGCTGACGAAATCTACAGGGAGGATAAGGTCCTCGCTATGACTTACGGGGATCTCGCTAGAAGGATAGCCATGCGATCTAGAGTGAGGATACCGAGGGAGTGGAGATGGAGGTTCTGCAAGCACTGTAAGAAACTACTTTACCCCGGAATAAACATGAGCGTCAGGGCGAGGTCTAAGAGGATGCCCCACCTTGTCCTGAGATGCGATGAATGCGGCAGGGTGAGCAGGCGACCCTACTGA